In Chryseobacterium sp. C-71, the genomic window ATAAAACAAAAAAGCATTTCAGAATTTGAAATGCTTTTTTTAATGTTGATATTTTTTAGAAATATTTAATCTTCCTGAGAATCTATTTCTTTTAATTGATTCAGATTTTTATCAAGCCTTTTGATAAGAATTCCATAAACAAGTCTGTAATATACCCAAATTAGCAGAACACAAAGAACTGTACTGATAATAAAACTTACTGTAAAAGCAATCATTGAAGAGTCTGCAAGAGCGGTATTTTGATTATGAATAGCATACATCCCGAAAATTGTGAGAGCAGAGGTAAATATTACAACAATTAAAATATTAATTAAAATAAATGCATTAACCGTTTTTTTGAATCTGATGATTCGGGAAATGAATTCTTTTAAATCTTCTTCAATTTTTATTTTACGGTAATTCTCATAAAATTTTACAACAAAATAACCAGTGACAAATAATGTCAGGACTTTTATAATTAAATAAATGTTATCAAAAATATCTTGTAGTTGCTCGTTTTTTTCAACACCTAATTTT contains:
- a CDS encoding beta-carotene 15,15'-monooxygenase gives rise to the protein MPEFDLDSFKKTWQEQPVQPKYDNDEILQMLNKKSRNYVKYILWISIIEFLLFTAFGLFYIIQNKESNTFLASLQKLGVEKNEQLQDIFDNIYLIIKVLTLFVTGYFVVKFYENYRKIKIEEDLKEFISRIIRFKKTVNAFILINILIVVIFTSALTIFGMYAIHNQNTALADSSMIAFTVSFIISTVLCVLLIWVYYRLVYGILIKRLDKNLNQLKEIDSQED